Proteins encoded by one window of Arachis hypogaea cultivar Tifrunner chromosome 1, arahy.Tifrunner.gnm2.J5K5, whole genome shotgun sequence:
- the LOC112706640 gene encoding myb family transcription factor PHL7 yields the protein MYHPNNSLVCDHPMDCVATAMDLVNGGNSLASKQRLRWTNDLHERFVDAVAQLGGPDRATPKGVLRVMGVQGLTIYHVKSHLQKYRLAKYLPDSSTDGKNAEKKETEDVLSNLDGSSGMQITEALKLQMEVQKRLHEQLEVQRQLQLRIEAQGKYLKKIIEEQQRLGGVLIEAPDWGATALVTGVTRQEDNKTHQATPATTSESPFLEVAVKEQALAKSLSIDESFSSQHEPLTPDSGCHVGNPTGGPEEERSTKKQRLNIDGSYSRPEMLLPHQILESNVSSNKQPNVFSTPQEEYDHSMGIAAKSVTRNSSRVV from the exons ATGTATCACCCAAACAACTCATTAGTTTGTGATCACCCCATGGATTGTGTTGCCACTGCAATGGATCTTGTCAATGGAGGTAACAGTCTAGCTTCCAAGCAGCGGCTACGCTGGACCAATGATCTCCACGAACGCTTCGTCGACGCGGTTGCTCAACTTGGTGGGCCAGATC GTGCCACACCTAAAGGTGTCCTTAGAGTTATGGGTGTGCAAGGGTTGACAATCTACCATGTCAAAAGTCATTTACAG AAATATCGACTAGCAAAATACCTACCTGACTCCTCAACTGATG GGAAAAACGCTGAGAAGAAAGAAACAGAGGATGTACTTTCTAATCTTGATGGTTCATC TGGGATGCAAATTACTGAAGCACTAAAGCTTCAAATGGAGGTGCAGAAGCGATTGCATGAGCAATTAGAG GTGCAGAGACAACTACAACTAAGGATAGAAGCGCAGGGTAAATACTTGAAGAAGATTATTGAAGAGCAGCAGCGGCTCGGCGGTGTTCTTATAGAAGCACCTGACTGGGGGGCTACAGCTCTGGTCACAGGAGTTACGCGCCAAGAAGATAATAAGACCCACCAAGCAACCCCTGCCACAACCTCTGAGAGCCCCTTTCTGGAGGTAGCTGTGAAAGAACAAGCCCTGGCTAAGAGTCTTTCAATTGATGAATCATTTTCATCTCAGCATGAACCTTTGACACCTGATTCTGGTTGCCATGTTGGCAACCCCACTGGCGGCCCTGAAGAGGAGAGATCAACAAAGAAGCAGCGCTTGAACATTGATGGATCATATTCTAGACCAGAAATGCTGCTTCCGCATCAAATACTGGAGTCAAATGTCTCATCAAATAAGCAACCAAATGTTTTTTCTACTCCCCAGGAGGAATATGATCATTCAATGGGTATAGCTGCCAAAAGTGTGACAAGGAATTCTAGTAGGGTTGTATGA
- the LOC112780531 gene encoding subtilisin-like protease SBT5.4 produces the protein MLLQKNSVFLLLALILFFLLQVLTGSAAFELKKSYIVYLGSHDHGEVATDADFDRVTQAHHDFLRSYLGSYEKAQEVMIYSYTRHINGFAAMLRDEEAAEIAKHPKVVSVFLNKGRKLHTTRTWEFMLMEKQSGVISPASVFSKARFGEHTIIGNLDTGVWPESPSFRDEGIGPIPSRWKGSCDGGSPDFHCNKKLIGARYFNKGYAAIAGPSVLKNGTLNTVRDYEGHGSHTLSTLGGNFVPGANVFGFGNGTAEGGSPKARVASYKVCWPQIDDGECFDADIMAAFDMAIHDGVDILSLSLGSDPADYFEDGLAIAAFHAFSKGITVVCSAGNSGPKKGSISNVAPWLFTVAASTLDREFDSVVELENGKNFTGASLATAMPQKKFYSLINSLDAKLANATDGDAILCKIGTIDPEKVKGKILVCSRGETARVEKSFVAMEAGAVGMILCNDETSGNEIIADPHFLPASQLTYEDGLQVFAYLNSSKNPMGYIAPPETKFHVKPAPFVAAFSSRGPNKITPEILKPDITAPGVNIIAAYSEAVSPTEMPYDKRRVPFITMSGTSMSCPHIAGIAGLLKTLHPEWSPSAIKSAIMTTARTRDNKGEPMLDGKDFKEATRYAYGSGHVRPNRAMDPGLVYDTTIEDNLNFLCALGYNQTQIMAFSGARHYECPDAMSILDFNYPTITVPMLYGSVNVTRRLTNVGSPGTYFARLHTPSGLSISVTPKVLKFESVGEEKSFKVAMEVTKPGPSIGDAVLTWSDGKHYVRTPITVGGIKGRDIRF, from the exons TCATACATAGTATACTTGGGATCACATGATCACGGTGAAGTAGCTACAGATGCTGATTTTGATAGAGTCACCCAAGCTCATCATGATTTTCTTAGATCCTATTTGGGAAG TTATGAGAAAGCACAAGAAGTAATGATTTATTCTTACACAAGGCATATTAATGGCTTTGCTGCAATGCTTCGAGATGAAGAGGCTGCTGAAATTGCAA AACATCCAAAGGTTGTGTCGGTGTTCTTGAACAAAGGAAGGAAGTTACACACTACACGTACGTGGGAGTTTATGTTAATGGAGAAGCAAAGTGGGGTGATTAGCCCTGCTTCAGTGTTTAGCAAAGCTAGATTTGGTGAACATACCATAATTGGGAACCTTGACACCG GTGTATGGCCAGAATCTCCTAGCTTTAGAGATGAGGGCATAGGTCCCATTCCTTCAAGATGGAAGGGATCCTGTGACGGTGGTAGTCCTGACTTTCATTGCAACAA GAAGCTGATAGGAGCAAGGTACTTCAACAAAGGATATGCTGCAATTGCAGGGCCAAGTGTACTGAAGAACGGTACTCTTAACACGGTGCGAGATTATGAAGGTCATGGATCACACACACTATCAACATTAGGTGGAAACTTTGTCCCCGGCGCTAACGTCTTCGGCTTTGGCAATGGAACCGCGGAAGGCGGCTCTCCTAAAGCTCGAGTGGCTTCTTACAAGGTTTGTTGGCCGCAAATTGACGACGGTGAGTGCTTTGATGCTGATATCATGGCGGCTTTCGACATGGCTATACATGATGGTGTGGATATTCTTTCCCTCTCTCTTGGATCGGATCCCGCTGACTACTTTGAAGATGGTCTGGCCATTGCCGCATTCCATGCTTTCAGCAAGGGAATCACCGTCGTGTGCTCTGCTGGTAACTCGGGACCAAAAAAGGGATCTATCTCCAACGTTGCGCCTTGGTTATTCACCGTAGCTGCAAGTACCTTGGACAGGGAGTTTGATTCTGTTGTTGAACTCGAGAATGGAAAGAACTTCACG GGTGCAAGCCTTGCTACTGCTATGCCGCAAAAGAAATTTTACTCACTCATCAATAGTTTAGATGCAAAATTGGCTAATGCAACTGATGGAGACGC TATTCTGTGTAAGATAGGAACAATTGATCCAGAGAAGGTGAAGGGGAAAATATTGGTTTGTAGTAGAGGCGAGACGGCTAGAGTGGAGAAGAGCTTTGTGGCTATGGAGGCTGGTGCAGTTGGAATGATTCTTTGCAACGATGAGACTAGTGGTAATGAGATTATTGCTGATCCTCATTTCCTTCCAGCATCACAACTCACTTATGAAGATGGCCTGCAAGTCTTTGCATACCTCAATTCTTCCAAGAATCCGATGGGATATATTGCTCCACCGGAAACTAAGTTCCATGTGAAGCCTGCTCCATTCGTGGCAGCATTCTCTTCGAGAGGGCCCAACAAAATCACACCTGAGATCCTTAAGCCTGACATCACGGCCCCCGGAGTCAACATCATTGCTGCATATTCGGAAGCAGTTAGCCCCACAGAAATGCCCTATGATAAGCGCAGGGTTCCATTTATCACAATGTCTGGAACATCTATGTCCTGCCCTCACATTGCCGGAATCGCTGGACTTCTCAAGACACTTCACCCTGAATGGAGTCCATCAGCTATCAAGTCCGCCATCATGACCACCG CTAGGACAAGGGACAACAAGGGTGAGCCAATGCTTGATGGGAAGGATTTTAAAGAAGCAACACGGTATGCATATGGTTCTGGTCACGTGAGACCAAATCGCGCCATGGACCCTGGCTTGGTCTACGATACAACCATAGAAGATAACCTCAACTTCTTATGTGCCCTTGGTTACAATCAGACTCAGATCATGGCGTTCTCCGGAGCTCGTCATTATGAGTGCCCTGATGCAATGAGCATCTTGGATTTCAACTACCCTACAATAACGGTTCCGATGCTGTACGGTTCAGTTAATGTGACACGCAGGCTGACGAATGTGGGTTCGCCAGGGACTTACTTTGCAAGGCTCCACACTCCTTCGGGGCTTTCCATTTCCGTGACTCCCAAAGTGTTGAAGTTTGAGAGCGTTGGTGAAGAGAAGAGTTTTAAGGTCGCAATGGAGGTTACTAAGCCAGGTCCCTCTATAGGCGATGCGGTCCTGACTTGGTCCGATGGAAAGCATTATGTCAGGACTCCAATCACCGTTGGTGGAATCAAGGGTAGGGATATTAGATTTTAG
- the LOC112706630 gene encoding uncharacterized protein yields MIEQFINFVIRPPRAEYNPEQYLWDKEFSLAGRTYQRQDLELKNARGHTLQCSHYLPSPFPEDTSLPCVIYCHGNSGCRADANEAAVILLPSNITVFTLDFSGSGLSDGNYVSLGWHEKDDLKMVVSYLRSNKQISRIGLWGRSMGAVTSLLYGAEDPSIAGMVLDSAFSNLYDLMMELVDVYKIRLPKFTVKMAVQYMRRVIEKKAKFDIMDLNCLLVARKTFIPVLFGHGSDDKFIQPHHSDLISESYAGDKNIIKFDGDHNSSRPQFFYDSVSIFFYNVLHPPQVSRADKLEKYYDLGDLKLGSGVNENLIYEILSSLRSATADAASSSSALPTISTTKSVTELLSEVAPSADLESVFTEEIAHDNNEPTNDVQDKVNDQTEDCFSCTSSNRESWGRCSSLGGSDEESCADLRADNLPQNTLDVFATPLRSMKEKCSEAKEDEKKLKKNKSKIKKKKKKKGETADKKGKGDRFEKLEALSRRLRHCLLKGSIHRRHESS; encoded by the exons ATGATTGAGCAGTTCATCAATTTCGTGATTCGGCCTCCCAG GGCGGAGTATAATCCGGAGCAGTACCTATGGGACAAGGAATTCTCCCTTGCTGGAAGAACATACCAAAGGCAGGATTTGGAG CTCAAGAATGCTAGAGGCCATACTTTACAATGTAGTCATTATCTTCCTTCTCCTTTCCCTGAAGATACTTCTCTGCCTTGTGTAATATATTGTCACGGAAACAG TGGATGTAGGGCAGATGCCAACGAAGCTGCTGTAATTCTTCTTCCGTCAAATATTACTGTTTTTACTCTCGACTTCTCAGGATCTGGCTTATCTGATGGAAACTATGTTAGCCTTGGTTGGCATGAA AAAGATGATCTCAAGATGGTGGTGTCATATTTGAGAAGCAACAAACAAATATCACGTATAGGTCTCTGGGGACGATCAATGGGTGCTGTTACTAG CCTTCTTTATGGAGCTGAAGACCCTTCTATTGCTGGAATGGTATTGGATAGTGCCTTTTCAAACTTGTATGATTTGATGATGGAGCTTGTAGATGTCTACAAAATTCGGCTTCCCAAGTTCACG GTTAAAATGGCTGTGCAATACATGCGGCGGGTTATTGAGAAGAAGGCAAAGTTTGATATTATGGATCTAAATTGTTTGCTG GTTGCACGGAAGACATTCATTCCTGTTTTATTTGGACATGGGAGTGATGACAAATTCATTCAGCCCCACCATTCTGATCTTATATCTGAATCCTATGCG GgtgataaaaatatcataaaatttgatGGTGACCATAACTCTTCTAGGCCACAGTTCTTTTATGATTCGGTTTCTATTTTCTTCTATAATGTCCTCCACCCTCCTCAAGTTTCTAGAGCTGATAAGCTTGAGAAATATTATGATTTGGGGGATTTGAAACTTGGTTCTGGCGTGAATGAG AACCTAATATATGAGATACTCTCTAGTCTTCGATCTGCAACTGCTGATGCTGCAAGCTCATCTTCTGCTCTTCCAACAATTTCAACTACAAAATCAGTTACTGAACTTCTATCAGAAGTTGCACCATCTGCTGATCTG GAATCCGTGTTTACAGAAGAAATTGCGCATGACAACAATGAGCCTACAAATGATGTACAG GATAAGGTAAATGATCAAACTGAAGATTGTTTCTCATGTACAAGCTCAAACAGAGAAAGTTGGGGCAGATGTTCTTCTTTAGGAGGCAGTGATGAAGAATCTTGTGCAGATTTAAGGGCTGATAACCTCCCTCAG AATACATTGGATGTATTTGCAACACCTTTGAGAAGCATGAAAGAGAAGTGTTCAGAGGcaaaagaagatgaaaagaagCTCAAGAAGAACAAGAGCaagatcaagaagaagaaaaagaagaaaggcgAGACAGCTGACAAAAAGGGGAAGGGTGACAGGTTCGAGAAGCTGGAGGCTCTGAGTAGACGACTGCGGCATTGCCTTCTAAAGGGATCAATCCATCGAAGACACGAGTCCTCTTGA
- the LOC112706616 gene encoding probable galacturonosyltransferase 4, with protein sequence MEIVATRNILLFLLCVTVVAPILLYSYPSAEQELVQDLPAFANNAADSARLNLLPEETSAVLKEPIGDVHTNDSTSIKKLPHDLQMGESREHSSGRVLSATNEGENPIKLVIDGIKQGNQSNYLEKTNTTGDNVNPEDAIDVDDSDGKLASETTTNKQEQKTRESSSRIKKNAHVSPESNNQNDGIPSDARVRQLKDQLIQAKVFLSLPAVKNNPQITRELRLRVKEVLRTVGEASQDSDLPRNANERMKAMEQSLMKGRQIQDDCAGAVKKLRAMLHSTEEQLRVHKKQTVFLTQLTAKTLPKGLHCLPLRLTTEYHSLIPSLQQFPNPEKLEDPQLYHYAIFSDNILATGVVVNSTVAHAKDASKHVFHIVTDRLNYAAMRMWFLANPPGKATIQVQNIEEFTWLNSSYSPVLKQLSSPSMIDYYFKTHQATSDSNLKFRNPKYLSILNHLRFYLPEVFPKLNKVLFLDDDIVVQKDLTALWSIDLKGNVNGAVETCGESFHRFDRYLNFSNPLIAKNFDPHACGWAYGMNVYDLVEWKRQNITEVYHNWQKLNHDRQLWKLGTLPPGLITFWKRTFPLNRTWHVLGLGYNTNINQKLIEGAAVVHYNGNMKPWLEISIPKFRGHWTKYVDYDIVYLRECNINP encoded by the exons ATGGAGATCGTGGCCACTAGAAACATTCTGCTCTTCTTGCTCTGTGTTACTGTTGTTGCTCCAATTCTGCTCTACAGCTACCCCTCAG CTGAGCAAGAGCTTGTTCAAGATCTTCCTGCTTTT GCTAACAATGCAGCGGACTCTGCCCGTTTAAATCTACTGCCCGAG GAAACTTCAGCCGTCCTTAAGGAACCAATTGGGGATGTACATACCAATGACTCCACCAGCATAAAGAAATTGCCTCATG ACTTGCAAATGGGTGAATCTAGGGAGCATTCATCTGGCAGGGTATTGTCAGCTACAAATGAAGGGGAAAACCCCATCAAACTAGTTATAGATGGAATCAAGCAAGGAAATCAAAGCAACTACCTGGAGAAAACGAATACAACCGGTGATAATGTTAATCCAGAAGATGCTATTGACGTTGATGATAGTGATGGGAAACTTGCATCTGAAACTACG ACTAATAAACAAGAGCAAAAAACTCGTGAATCTTCTAGCAGAATAAAAAAGAACGCACATGTGTCACCAGAATCGAACAACCAGAATGATGGAATACCATCTGATGCTCGGGTACGGCAACTAAAAGATCAGCTCATTCAGGCTAAGGTATTTCTTTCACTTCCAGCAGTAAAGAACAATCCCCAAATCACTCGGGAGCTTCGATTACGAGTGAAGGAAGTCTTACGAACTGTTGGAGAAGCAAGCCAAGATTCTGACTTGCCTAGGAA TGCGAATGAAAGAATGAAGGCAATGGAGCAATCATTGATGAAAGGAAGACAAATTCAAGATGATTGTGCTGGGGCTGTGAAGAAGCTTAGGGCTATGCTCCATTCAACTGAGGAACAGCTTCGTGTGCACAAGAAACAGACCGTGTTCTTAACACAATTGACGGCAAAAACATTGCCTAAAGGTCTCCATTGTCTTCCATTGCGCCTCACAACTGAATATCATAGTTTAATTCCTTCTCTACAACAATTTCCAAACCCCGAGAAGTTAGAAGACCCTCAACTATACCATTATGCAATATTCTCGGATAACATATTGGCAACAGGTGTTGTTGTGAACTCTACTGTTGCCCATGCAAAG GATGCCtcaaaacatgtttttcatattGTTACCGATAGGCTCAATTATGCAGCAATGAGGATGTGGTTTTTGGCGAATCCACCAGGGAAGGCAACCATTCAGGTTCAGAATATTGAAGAATTTACATGGTTGAATTCAAGTTACAGTCCGGTTCTTAAGCAGTTGTCTTCTCCTTCCATGATAGATTATTACTTTAAGACTCATCAGGCAACTTCTGATTCAAACTTAAAGTTTCGAAACCCAAAGTATTTATCTATATTGAACCACCTCCGCTTCTACTTGCCTGAGGTGTTTCCAAAGCTCAACAAAGTGCTCTTCTTGGATGATGATATAGTTGTTCAGAAGGATCTGACTGCACTGTGGTCAATTGATTTGAAGGGAAATGTAAATGGTGCTGTAGAAACTTGTGGCGAAAGTTTTCATCGCTTTGATCGCTATCTCAACTTCTCTAATCCTCTTATAGCCAAGAACTTTGACCCTCATGCCTGTGGATGGGCATATGGTATGAATGTTTATGATTTAGTTGAGTGGAAGAGGCAAAACATCACTGAGGTGTACCACAACTGGCAGAAGCTG AATCATGATAGGCAACTATGGAAGTTAGGGACATTGCCACCTGGTCTTATAACTTTCTGGAAACGCACTTTCCCATTGAACCGAACTTGGCATGTCTTGGGTCTTGGCTACAACACCAATATCAACCAAAAATTGATTGAAGGAGCTGCTGTGGTACACTACAatggaaacatgaaaccatggcTTGAGATAAGTATTCCCAAGTTTCGAGGTCATTGGACAAAGTATGTTGACTATGACATTGTATATTTGCGAGAGTGCAACATCAATCCTTAG